From Oncorhynchus masou masou isolate Uvic2021 chromosome 7, UVic_Omas_1.1, whole genome shotgun sequence, one genomic window encodes:
- the LOC135543193 gene encoding zinc finger protein 658B-like isoform X4, whose amino-acid sequence MASVKLEDCSQTLELNVNIKDEEVEEKIRTTVSHGCHVETFSTSRDQQQEDQRAKRSHHCPHCEEIFPFLSKLKIHLKIHTGEKPYSCSNCGKCFKTTTQLKLHQRTHTGEKPYYCSDCGKRFKTSTQLKVHQRTHTGEKPFFCSNCGASFSHLGTLKAHQRIHTGEKPYVCSDCGTSFSQFSHLKTHQRVHIGEKPYVCSDCRKCFTTSTDLKVHQRTHTGAKPHSCSDCGKCFKTSNELKVHQRTHTGEKPYVCPDCGKSFSQLYTLKTHERIHSGEKPYSCSGCVKYFKTSTELNVHQRTHTGEKPYYCSDCGKYFKTLNELKVHQRTHTGEKPYVCSDCGTSFSQLSHLKSHERIHTGEKPYSCSDCGKCFKTLYELKVHQRTHTGEKPYVCSDCGKCFTTSTDIKVHQRTHSGEKPYVCLDCGKSFSQLSHLKSHERIHTGEKPYSCSNCGKCFKTSTVLTVHQRTHTGEKPYYCSDCVKCFTTSAKLKAHQRTHTGEKPYSCSDCGVSFSRLDTLKTHQHIH is encoded by the exons atggcatcagtgaagctggaagactgcagtcaaacactggagctgaatgtcaacattaaagatgaagaagtggaggagaaAATTAGGACAACTGTTAGTCATG GATGCCATGTTGAGACATTCTCTACATCCAGAGATCAACAGCAGGAAGATCAGAGAGCTAAGAGGTCTCATCACTGCCCACATTGTGAAGAGATTTTCCCATTTCTATCAAAGCTAAAAATACAcctaaaaatacacacaggagagaagccgtaCTCCTGCTCCAACTGTGGAAAATGTTTCAAAACAACAACTCAGCTAAAacttcatcagagaacacacacaggagagaagccttattactgctctgactgtggaaaacgttttaaaacatcaactcagctaaaagttcatcagagaacacacacaggagagaagcctttcttctGCTCTAACTGTGGGGCGAGTTTCTCTCATCTGGGCACCTTAAAAGCACAccaacgtatacacacaggagagaagccttacgtctgctctgactgtggaactagtttctctcaattttcccacttaaaaacacATCAACGTGTACATataggagagaagccttacgtctGCTCTGATTGTAgaaaatgcttcacaacatcaactgatctaaaagttcatcagagaacacacacaggagcgaAGCCTCATtcttgctctgactgtggaaaatgttttaaaacctCAAATGaactaaaagttcatcagagaacacacacaggagagaagccttacgtctgccctgactgtggaaagagtttctccCAATTGTATACAttaaaaacacatgaacgtatacattcaggggagaagccttactcctgctctggcTGTGTAAAATATTTCAAAACGTCAACTGAGCTAAacgttcatcagagaacacacacaggagagaagccgtattactgctctgactgtggaaaatatttcaaaacattaaatgagctaaaagttcaccagagaacacacacaggagagaagccttacgtctgctctgactgtggaactaGTTTCTCTCAACTTTCCCACTTAAaatcacatgaacgtatacatacaggggagaagccatactcctgctctgactgtggaaaatgttttaaaacattatatgagctaaaagttcaccagagaacacacacaggagagaagccttacgtctgctctgactgtggaaagtgCTTCACAACGTCAACTGATATAaaagttcaccagagaacacactcaggagagaagccttacgttTGCTtagactgtggaaagagtttctctcAACTTTCCCACTTAAaatcacatgaacgtatacatacaggggagaagccatactcctgctctaactgtggaaaatgcttcaaaacatcaactgtgctaacagttcatcagagaacacacacaggagagaagccatattactgctctgactgtgtaaaatgcttcacaacatcagCTAAGCTAAAAGCTCAtcaaagaacacacacaggagaaaagccttactccTGTTCTGACTGTGGTGTAAGTTTCTCTCGACTTGATACTTTAAAAACACACCAACATATACATTAA